In the Struthio camelus isolate bStrCam1 chromosome 16, bStrCam1.hap1, whole genome shotgun sequence genome, CCACAGGGAAcggccgtgccctgccgtgcCCCACAGGGGACAGCCGTGCCCCACAGGGGACAGCCGTGCCCTGCCGTGCCCCATAGGGACGGCCGTGCCCCACAGGGAAcggccgtgccctgccgtgcCGCACGGGGGACAGCCGTGCCCCATAGGGGACAGCCGTGCCCCACAGGGGATGGCCGTGCCCCGCCGTGCCCCACAGGGGACAGCCCTGCCCCGTAGGGGACAGCCATGCCCCACTGTGCCCCATAGGGGACAGCCATGCCCCACAGGGGACGGCTGTGCCCCGCCGGGGACAGCCGTGCCCTGACGTGCCCCACAGGGGACAGCCGTGCCCCATAGGGGACAGCCATGCCCTGCCGTGCCCCACAGGGGACGTCCGTGCCCCGCCGTGTCCCACAGGAGACAGCCCTGCCCCATAGGGGACAGCCATGCCCCACTGTGCCCCATAGGGGACAGCCGTGCCCCACAGGGGACAGCCATGCCCCGCCATGCCCTGCCGTGCCCCACAGGGGACAGCCGTGCCCCATAGGGGACAGCCGTGCCCCGCCGTGCCCCACCGTGCCCCATGGGGACAACCATCCTCACCATGTCCCACCGCAGACAGCTGTGCCCCACAGGGGACAACCGCACCCCACCGTGCCCTGCCAAGTCCCGCCGTCCCCCACTGTGCCCCACCACGTCCCGCCGTCCCCACCGTGCCCCACCACAGCCAGCCGTGCCCCCCATCCCCACTGCCGCACGGGGGACAACACGGTGGCTGCTGGCAGAGCTTTATTGCGGCCCGGCCGCGCAGCAGGCGCCGACCCCGCTACAGCCCGGCCTCGGTGACGGCGGTGCTGGCggcgggggacgccggggggctgggggacgccgccgcggggccgggggcccatCGCGCGCAgggggcgcagggcagccccgggcccaCCAGCGCGTAGAGCAGGGGGTCGGCGGCGCTGTTGAGGTAGGCCAGGGCCACGGCCAGCGGCTGGGCGGCCTGGGCGCGGGCGtaggcggccgcgccgggccggtgggccgccagcgccagcagcacgGCGTGGtagggcagccagcagcccacGAAGCAGCCCGCCATGGCCAGCGCCgcagccgcgggccggggcggccggtggCCAGCGGCGTGCAGCCGGGCCAGCAGCAGCCCGCAGCACACCACCATGGCGGTCACCGGCAGCAGGAAGCCGCAGAGcaggcgcagggcggcggcgagcagctcggcccgccgccccgccgtccCGTAGTCCAGCACGCAGGTCTCCTTGTCGGAGAAGGCGTCGGCGCGCGTCGTCCGGAAGACGAAGGACGGGACGGTGAGGAGCCCCGCCAGGCCCCAGGCGGCCGCGCACACCCCCCGGGCCAGCACCGGCGTCCGGCGCCGCTGGCACCAGCCCGGCCACGTCACCAGGGCGCAGCGGTCGGCGCTGAGGGCCGTCAGCAGCAGCACGCTGGCAAACATGTTGAGGACGGCGAGGGAGGACAGCAGCTTGCAGGCGAAGCGGCCCAGCGGCCAGTGGTGGTCGCGGGCCAGCGGCAgggccaggaagggcagggccaggcagcacagcaggTCGGCCACGGCCAGGTTGAGGAACCAGATGTTGCTCAGCTGGTGCCGCAGCTTGCCGGTGGCCGCCCAGGCCACGGCCACGTTGCCCGGCACGCCTAGGATGAAGGCCAGGGCGTAGAGGACCAGCGCCGCCCCATAGCTGGGCGGCAACGGGGGCCCTGCCGCCTGGGCGCCCTCGAAGTCGGGAGCCGTGAAGTTCAGGTCGAAGTCAGCGTAGTCGTCGCTGCGCTCCCATGGCTCCGTCATCCTTGGCCCTGCAAGACAAAGTGGCCCTTTCCAAGCTGGAAGAGCTCTCctggggcaggagaaggggaaaggagacccGAGAGGCCCCGGACAGGATGGGGTGAGCCGGAGGCCTCTGCTCCCGAGGCACGGGCAGCCCCCGCAGGAGCGCGGGACGGGGCGTCCTTCCCCGCTTCTGCCCCAGCAGTGGCCGACGTGCCTCTGGGGAGCCGCTGCCGCCCACGGGAGGGAAGGAGCCTCGGCGCCCACGGGGCAGCTGTATTCAGAGGAGACCCCTACCTACTCCCTCTGTCCTGCGGAAaaggagggcagggctgggggcgtcTGCTCGCTCGGCCTCATGAAAAAATCTGCGACTAAAAACAGCATAACGCAGCTACACTTggagcaaagagaaaggaagcattGCAAACTTCAGTCCGAGATTTGACAGCATCACGGACAAAAGCAGGGGGGAGAGGCCCCCGGGTCCCCATCCGAGCCCGCAAGGCAGGCTGCGCTGGCAAACGCGGCCAGGATGCTGTTGGCGCTCGCCGCCGCACGGGCGCAGTGCTGGCTCGCGTTCGGCACATCCGCcgcgtcccgcgcccctttctgCAGCGGCACCTTCTGTCCAGCGGACCCGGCCTGTCCTGCTCCCCGAGGGTCCTGTCAGCCCCTTTTTACAGTCTGATAAAAGATCGGCAGTTCTGCCCTCTGGGTTATTGCtcgaccccccccaccccagtttgGCATGATCTCCAAACTTGCTAACGGTTCGTGCTGTCCCAttgtccaggtcactgatgaagatgTTGAGCAATGTCACCCGAGATGGGGCTCTCTAGCTCTCCCCTCTGGCCCTTCCAGGGGTGGGCCTGATGTTTTGCTTTTCCATAGGTGGTAGGAGGCGAGAGGggctccctccagcccctgtTGAGGCCCACGGTGCTCAGCAAGAAGGCAGCCTGCCACAGAGGCAGAGACATCCTCCTCTCCATGCTGGTTACAATTCCCTCCTACGCTGGTGCAAGGAGAGGTTGCACAGAGGGGGATTGCCCCCCGCAAGCTGCTATGCAGCAGGAGAGTAACCCATAGCCCCTCAAATGGCCAGACACCAGCAGGAGCTTGTGAAACCTCCGCTCTTTCCACACTCCAGGAGCTTGACCACAGGCTAAATTTTGCCAGCCCCTGCAACTGCTTTCCGGGACTGGGGGAAACTGCGGTGTTTATTGTGTCACAAGCAAACTAAAATCCACTatgacagcaaaaaaaatctCCCTACTTTGCCCTAGCCCTGGAGATGAGCTTCAAAATAAACAGCTGAAAAGGAGAACTAAGGGAGCAAGCCTTGCTCAATGCTCTCTACACTACTGCACAGGTGCAGATCTAGGCTGCTGTCCCATCCATCCCAGACTCCCATCCAGTCCCCACAGTGCCAGGATGAATCTGGTCTCAGGACCTGGTTTGTGGCAAAACCAGATGGGCCTGTTGTGCCAGGAACGCTCTTTGCCCAGCCACCATGCAGAGGAATCAAGGCAGGGCTCTGCTTCATGTGCTGCACAGACCATAACACAGAGGAAACTCTCATTTCTGGATGTTGCTGAACTTCCGCTTACAACATGCCCACAGTGATGAACTCATGTATGCTAGCAGTCAGCACAACCACTCCTTCCCAAGCCCCTACTACCAGGCTTGCACACACATCAGTGGCTGGGTCAGAAAGCCACATGTGCACAGGAACTGCTCCTGTGTAGTCCCAGGGCAGCCTGCAGCTCTCTGAGTGGGAGCAGGAGCCATCCAGGGCAGGGAGTGCCTCTCATTTCCCCCTGGAAatatctagctttttttttttttttttaaatgctgaatggCAAACTTACCAGTCACCAAAGTCCCTCTTGCAGCAGCTCACAATCAGAGAAAAGCACTGGCAGGGAAGGAGCAAGCTCCTCTGCCAGGTCCCAGGGAAGGTCGTTGTGTGTGGTGGACAGCTGTGCCAGCGTGGAGAGCCTTTACCCAAACAGAGCTGTTTTCACAGACTAGGCAGGCACAGCCTCATGCACCATGTCTCTCCCCACCCACCGGCACTGCACACACCCATACACTGACTCCGTCATCCCTGGCCGTTTTACCCTGCAGTATCAGGCCAAAGAAAGGAGAACCTTGAAGCTGGAGGAGCCGCCTAGAAAGGGCCGGTCTGCTTTCCCACCCTCCCAGACGAACAGGGCTGCATCAGGAACGGGGCAGACATAAGCCACAGCAGGTTCAATGTTTATTTGCAAAGTTGGACACATCTACAGTCAAGAAGCAGGGCTGAGCCAGGCGGTCAGCCAGGGGTGAACAGCAGCAGGCCCCTTCCGAGGTGACAGGCAGGGGATGCACCGAGCCCCTGCGTACCTGGGAGGACCTAAGACTGTGAGAGGGCCGACTCCTGAGGCCTGGGAGTACTGGAGGCTTGGGGCAAGATCACCACATGGAGTTCATCTCTGACATCCCCGATCGTAAGGCCCTGGCCTGCTTGCAGGGACGTGGGTCAGTGGGGTTTGCCAGGCAGCACAGCTCTTACGGGGCTGAGAGGGGACCTGGCGCAGGGAACAGAGGGCAGGGACCTGGAGACAGAGAACAGGGTCAAAGTTTGGCCTGGAGGAGAAACGGAAGAAGGGGATATTGCAGGAGTCTGCAAGAAAAAGGTCCACTCTAAGGAGTCTTTTTACCACTGGGAGAGTTGCAGCCACAGAGAAAGCCATGAAGAGACCCCTAGGCAGAGAGGAGCTGGGTATTTGGATGCACAAATTTGGCAGCATGTGAGCTGCTTTAACCCTCCAGCTTCCCCAGCCTACAAGCAAAGTAGCCAGTTCCCAGGAGGAAAGGAGGGTAAAAGACACATCTTCGCTCTGCAGTGGCCACCCAGACCCCCAGGATGGCAGGAAGCAGCACTCCCCTGGAGCCACTCCCAGCCAGTACCCCAGACATCTCAATGGGAGCCACGCCATGTCACACGTTGGTGCTGACACTCTGGTCGTCCACTGTGGACTTGGTCTTCATCCTGCTGTCCCCCATGGTGCTGGGGGAGTCCTCACTCAGCACACTGCGCAGCACAGCTCTCCAGGACCGCTGGAACTTGTCCTTGAAGTCCTGGCCCATGATGACGTAGATGATGGGGTTGAGGCAGCTGTTGATGTATGCTATGCCAGCGACAATGGGGTCAGCTTCCAAGGCACCCTTGAACAAGCTCGTGTGAGGAAGGGTAGAGGCCAGGATCAGCCCCACGATGTGGTAAGGCAGCCAACACACGAAGAAGCTGACGATCACTACGAGGATAAGCTTGGTGGCTTTCTGGGAGCGGGCAAAGCGCTTGCTGCGGACACGGACCAGCAGCAGGCTGTAGCAAGCAGTGATCACTATAAAGGGCACCAAGAAGCCACAAAGGAAACGGAAGACAGCCGTGAAGAGCTCAGTGAGGCGCTGGTGGACCCCAACAGACGTGTAGTCCAGCACGCAGGTCTCCTTGTCAGAGAAGACATCAGTGCGCGTGGTCCGGAAGATGAAGGATGGGATGGTGAGGAtgcctgccaggccccaggcGGCCACACACACCCCCCGGGCCAGTGCTGGTGTCCTGTGGTTCTGACACCACACTGGCCGCATCACCAGGGCGCAGCGGTCCCCACTGATGACCGTCAACAGCAACACGCTGGCAAACATGTTGAGGATGGTGAGGGAGGGCAGCAGCTTGCAGGCGAAGTGGCCCAGCGGCCAGTGGTGGTCACGAGCCAGCGGCAgggccaggaagggcagggccaggcagcacagcaggTCGGCCACGGCCAGGTTGAGGAACCAGATGCCATTCACTGTGCGCCTCATCTCAAAGCCAGTCACCCAGATGACGGCCCCAttgcccagcacacccaagaggAAGATGAGGGCATACAGCGCTAGAATTGCCCGGTAGCTGTGAGAGACTTCATAGGCATCAAGTTCATATATAGAATAGTCATCAAGGCCAGAATAATTGGAGGTATAATTGTATATTGAGAAGTCCATTCTCCAACAGCTCCCAACCTGGAAACCAAACTCAGTTAGAAAGTATCATCTCATTTTCCATCCAAATGGACCTTTCCACCCTGAGCAGCATATCCAACACCCTCAGCATGGAGACTGGACACGCTGAGTACCCTGGGACAGGGGGTAGCAGCATTGTGACATCCtcagggctgggcagggccaaGCTGCTAGCCTAACCAGAACAGGCACAGGCATCAAACAAGCAactctcttctttttcagaatGAAGCTGTGACAGAGAATAATCTACACCGGCCCATGGGATGTTCTGCCAGACTCGCACTGGGACCAGGAGCTCCACAAAAAGAGTGTGTGGCGTAAAAGCCCCAAAATACTGGGGTTTGTGTCTTCCTGCAGCTCTCGCTCCTCTATGGGAGACGGGATGGAAAAAAAGCACTTGATCTTGTGCCATTCTTCCCCTTCCTGATCACCAAGGAAATACCAACTTCCCCAGCTTCCTTGATTTGTTCTTCATTGCGTTTTGCAAGAATTCAGAACGGGAAATGCTGGGGAGCTGCAACTGTGTTGCGGCAGCttccctcagtgctgctgctgtgtccTACTGAGCATGCTGGCGCTGGGGATTTGCTCTCATTCTCATTGCAAGCCCCGGGCACAGGCAGGCTGACCCCCACGCTGTTTGTAAAGGGAGTAGGGAACCAGATCACAGCAAGGAAGGTACAGTCTGCACCACCCAATCCTGGGCCTCTACTGCAGCCTTCTAAGAGCTGGAGATGGGTGGAAGCCACTCGAGCATCCTGCCCTCAGGAGAGGGAATGGGAAGAATTAACACTTTTCTCTGGAGGCAGAAGACACCGAGTGCTTCAGGTCTGTGACCACAGAGTGCTCtgcttcaaaaggaagaaaaaagctctgCAAACACACAAGATTTCCCCTGCACTGGGAGTCACAAGTGCAAAGGGCTAGAGAGGGAGAGGACGGGTGTACCAATTCCCTGGGGACCCAAAGCCAAGCTGTGACGTACCAAAaggagagggcaggaaggagctggacCCTGTTCCTCCCAGAGACAGAGATGGAACTTCTCACTGCCCAAAACATCACCCTAAGTGTCCACAGCACAGGGGAAAGCAGAATCTGAAGTAGCAGGAGAGACCAACATGGGGAAGGTCTAGGAGCCTCCTATTGCCCGTGGAGTGACACTCACGCACCCGCGGCAAGGGAGAGGGGCAGAGATCAGCCCTAGGCTTAAAGTGTCTCCAAGTATCAATCCGCAGTTAAAGAGGGGCTACAGGAACCTCACTTAATACCCTCACCTCAGACTGTGGCAAAAAACACTGCTACAGTGGAAAGCACCGAGAACCCCTCGCAAGGGTCCTGCGTTGTCCACGCAGGCTGGGGCAACGTTTCTGCAAGGGTTTCCTGCTGGCTGCAACCAGTTACAGCCAGCCTGTTTATCAGAGGAAGCAGGTATGCCAAGGTATGCCACTCTGCACAGTACTGAACACTGAGCACACCAAATCATAAGCACTGGGGATTGCTGCAACAGCCCCTTCCCCTATCTGGAAAATAAGTGGCATGAGAGGAGCTGGAGGCAGGGGGAAAAAGGGGCTGTTAAAGTTGGTGTCTCTCACAATCGGGTGGACAGACCTCACCTAAGGGAAGAGTTCAGAACTCATCTAGCGGTGACCAAAGCCATCTCCATGGCACACAGAAACACATCCAAGCAGATGCTAAAGAAATCCCTGCTTCATCT is a window encoding:
- the C5AR1 gene encoding C5a anaphylatoxin chemotactic receptor 1 produces the protein MDFSIYNYTSNYSGLDDYSIYELDAYEVSHSYRAILALYALIFLLGVLGNGAVIWVTGFEMRRTVNGIWFLNLAVADLLCCLALPFLALPLARDHHWPLGHFACKLLPSLTILNMFASVLLLTVISGDRCALVMRPVWCQNHRTPALARGVCVAAWGLAGILTIPSFIFRTTRTDVFSDKETCVLDYTSVGVHQRLTELFTAVFRFLCGFLVPFIVITACYSLLLVRVRSKRFARSQKATKLILVVIVSFFVCWLPYHIVGLILASTLPHTSLFKGALEADPIVAGIAYINSCLNPIIYVIMGQDFKDKFQRSWRAVLRSVLSEDSPSTMGDSRMKTKSTVDDQSVSTNV
- the LOC138061293 gene encoding C5a anaphylatoxin chemotactic receptor 1-like; amino-acid sequence: MTEPWERSDDYADFDLNFTAPDFEGAQAAGPPLPPSYGAALVLYALAFILGVPGNVAVAWAATGKLRHQLSNIWFLNLAVADLLCCLALPFLALPLARDHHWPLGRFACKLLSSLAVLNMFASVLLLTALSADRCALVTWPGWCQRRRTPVLARGVCAAAWGLAGLLTVPSFVFRTTRADAFSDKETCVLDYGTAGRRAELLAAALRLLCGFLLPVTAMVVCCGLLLARLHAAGHRPPRPAAAALAMAGCFVGCWLPYHAVLLALAAHRPGAAAYARAQAAQPLAVALAYLNSAADPLLYALVGPGLPCAPCARWAPGPAAASPSPPASPAASTAVTEAGL